A genomic segment from Luteibacter aegosomatis encodes:
- a CDS encoding MFS transporter — protein MSSSTQPVGAIGRGTLFAMALAAGLAVASIYYNQPMLGVMSDAFHDARVGGWIPTLTQLGYAAGLLFLLPLGDMLERRKLIVVQFGVLALALVVMAIAPGLPVLALASVLVGAAATVAQQIVPFAAILSAPEKRGAAIGTVMSGLLTGILLSRTLAGLVSSMAGWRAMFWLAVPLAVLGAVLMARSLPAHPPAKRLRYGDLLGSLIHLWRDEPVLRRAAITQALLFASFSAFWTTLALRLAQPPLNLGAASAGLFGIVGAVGVAMAPVAGRVADRRGPAPVIALGAAATIVAWLVFGFSSGLVGLVVGVIVLDFGVQISLVSNQHVIYGLHPEYKSRLNTLFMTTMFVGGALGSLLASVAWGHGGWLAVCVLGGVLPIGSLLLSLARRRAPRAQQEH, from the coding sequence ATGTCCTCATCCACCCAACCCGTCGGCGCCATCGGGCGGGGCACCCTGTTCGCCATGGCACTGGCCGCCGGTCTTGCGGTCGCTTCCATCTATTACAACCAGCCCATGCTCGGCGTGATGTCCGATGCGTTCCACGACGCGCGGGTCGGCGGATGGATACCCACGCTCACCCAACTCGGCTACGCCGCGGGACTTTTGTTCCTGCTGCCACTGGGTGACATGCTCGAACGGCGCAAGCTCATCGTCGTGCAGTTCGGCGTGCTCGCCCTGGCCCTGGTGGTGATGGCGATCGCTCCCGGCCTGCCCGTGCTCGCGCTCGCCTCGGTGCTGGTGGGTGCGGCAGCCACGGTCGCCCAGCAGATCGTGCCTTTCGCGGCCATCCTTTCCGCGCCGGAGAAGCGCGGCGCCGCCATCGGCACCGTCATGAGCGGCCTGCTCACGGGCATCCTCCTCAGCCGGACGCTCGCCGGTCTCGTGTCGAGCATGGCGGGATGGCGCGCCATGTTCTGGCTCGCCGTGCCGCTGGCGGTGCTCGGCGCGGTGCTGATGGCGCGCAGCTTGCCGGCACATCCTCCGGCGAAGCGACTTCGTTACGGCGACCTGCTGGGATCGCTCATCCACCTCTGGCGCGACGAGCCGGTACTCCGTCGCGCGGCCATCACCCAGGCGCTGCTCTTCGCTTCGTTCTCGGCTTTCTGGACGACCCTTGCACTTCGCCTGGCCCAGCCGCCGCTCAACCTCGGCGCGGCGTCGGCGGGACTGTTCGGAATCGTCGGGGCGGTGGGCGTGGCCATGGCCCCCGTGGCGGGGCGGGTGGCCGACCGCCGCGGACCCGCACCGGTCATCGCCCTCGGTGCGGCGGCGACGATCGTGGCGTGGCTCGTTTTCGGGTTTTCGTCAGGCCTCGTCGGCCTGGTCGTCGGCGTGATCGTGCTCGACTTCGGCGTGCAGATTTCCCTCGTCTCCAACCAGCACGTGATCTATGGCCTGCACCCGGAATACAAGAGCCGGCTCAACACGCTCTTCATGACCACGATGTTCGTGGGCGGGGCCCTCGGTTCGCTCTTGGCATCCGTGGCGTGGGGCCATGGCGGCTGGCTCGCGGTCTGTGTCCTCGGCGGCGTGCTTCCCATCGGCTCATTGCTGCTCAGCCTCGCCCGGCGTCGGGCTCCACGCGCCCAGCAGGAACACTAG
- a CDS encoding FAD-dependent monooxygenase: MAPPKRDIVIVGASLAGLTLALACAKRGVPTRVVERTVRKTHGGDNLSVDLASIAATVGCDPRSAPKLPVVHAYRDRHLTSWPALYRWLRDRAGEMPSITLEEDKAVASVGSEGGRAILTFDDGGIVSADAVIGADGYRSTVRRAVASALPLARYAGYVVWRGLIEESRLASPVDWSSHRGLWIAYENGYRLVAAVLPGRDGSLEPGKRQVTFAWFEAGREDTLRDAGCLTGDGYVIGTLGAEAIGQDIRDELASLVPTLWPEPWREAVSVGVRLPNAMRGAPIAEYRPERLALGPLAIVGDAAHVLSPMTGSGYATGVEDAGLLSDMLSRADPAEPVADLLKRYEAARLPYIRALVNHSRNLSAEFVHYASTFRDTA, encoded by the coding sequence ATGGCACCACCGAAGCGTGACATCGTCATCGTCGGGGCATCCCTCGCGGGATTGACCCTGGCCCTCGCCTGCGCGAAACGTGGCGTTCCCACGCGGGTCGTGGAGCGTACGGTGCGCAAGACGCACGGTGGCGACAACCTCAGCGTCGACCTGGCGTCGATAGCGGCCACCGTGGGATGCGATCCGCGCTCGGCGCCGAAACTGCCCGTGGTGCACGCCTATCGCGATCGCCACCTGACGAGTTGGCCCGCCCTGTATCGATGGTTGCGCGATCGCGCCGGCGAGATGCCTTCCATCACCCTCGAGGAAGACAAGGCCGTCGCGTCCGTCGGTTCGGAAGGCGGCCGTGCCATCCTGACGTTCGACGACGGCGGCATCGTTTCGGCGGACGCCGTCATCGGTGCCGACGGTTACCGCAGCACCGTGCGGCGTGCCGTCGCTTCCGCGCTCCCGCTCGCCCGTTACGCGGGGTACGTCGTCTGGCGCGGCCTGATCGAGGAGAGCCGGCTGGCCTCGCCGGTAGACTGGTCGTCCCACCGCGGCCTGTGGATCGCCTACGAAAACGGCTATCGGTTGGTAGCCGCCGTCCTTCCGGGGCGCGACGGATCCCTCGAGCCGGGGAAGCGGCAGGTGACGTTCGCGTGGTTCGAGGCGGGCAGGGAAGACACGTTACGCGACGCCGGATGCCTTACCGGCGACGGATACGTCATCGGCACGCTGGGCGCCGAGGCCATCGGCCAGGACATCCGGGATGAGCTCGCCTCGCTCGTACCGACGCTCTGGCCGGAGCCATGGCGCGAAGCGGTGAGCGTCGGCGTTCGTCTGCCGAACGCGATGCGAGGCGCGCCCATCGCGGAGTACCGTCCCGAGCGGCTGGCCCTCGGCCCCCTGGCGATCGTCGGCGATGCGGCCCATGTGCTGTCGCCGATGACGGGAAGCGGCTACGCCACCGGCGTGGAGGATGCGGGCTTGCTCTCGGACATGCTGTCGCGTGCCGACCCCGCCGAACCGGTCGCCGACCTGCTGAAACGCTACGAAGCCGCCCGCCTTCCTTACATCCGGGCGTTGGTGAACCATTCCAGGAATTTGTCCGCGGAATTCGTCCATTACGCGTCCACGTTCCGGGACACCGCGTAG
- a CDS encoding GNAT family N-acetyltransferase has protein sequence MAADIVIRDAPDEGRFVAELGRQSASAWYERGPGMLRFVRVDISQSLIADGVGIQLMRVAMSQARAQGLLVEPACDFVANYMRNHPDTQDLLTSEGWRLLRR, from the coding sequence ATGGCAGCGGACATCGTTATCAGGGATGCGCCCGACGAAGGGCGTTTCGTCGCGGAGCTCGGCCGCCAGAGCGCGAGCGCGTGGTACGAACGCGGACCGGGCATGCTGCGTTTCGTCCGCGTCGATATTTCCCAGAGCCTCATCGCCGACGGGGTGGGCATCCAGCTGATGCGGGTGGCCATGTCACAGGCGCGGGCGCAAGGCCTGCTGGTCGAACCCGCCTGCGACTTCGTGGCCAACTACATGCGCAACCATCCCGATACGCAGGACCTCCTGACGAGCGAGGGTTGGCGCCTACTCCGCCGATAA
- a CDS encoding tautomerase family protein: MPLARIDLSRRVTPDVVGRITESIYEAMTLTANVPIHDKFQIVTRHDDDELIYPSEGYLGIGYSPDIVFIQVTWVAGRSIEAKKAFYRMVADLIHERTGIRKEDVWITLVGNTREDWSFGAGEMQYAPVA; this comes from the coding sequence ATGCCACTCGCCCGCATCGACCTCAGCCGCCGGGTGACGCCCGATGTCGTCGGCCGGATCACCGAATCGATCTACGAGGCCATGACCCTGACCGCGAACGTGCCCATCCACGACAAGTTCCAGATCGTGACCCGGCACGACGACGACGAACTGATCTATCCCAGCGAAGGGTATCTGGGCATCGGCTATTCGCCCGACATCGTGTTCATCCAGGTCACCTGGGTGGCGGGTCGTAGCATCGAGGCGAAAAAAGCCTTCTACCGGATGGTGGCCGACCTCATCCACGAGCGAACGGGGATACGCAAGGAAGACGTCTGGATCACCCTGGTCGGCAACACGCGTGAGGACTGGTCGTTCGGGGCGGGAGAGATGCAGTACGCGCCGGTGGCCTGA
- a CDS encoding alpha/beta fold hydrolase translates to MISRLIQRVTVAFALMFALPAFAAEEFPAPEGFTPAFKDVDGVKIHYLKGGSGPMVLLVHGFGQTWYEWHQLMPILAKDHTVIAIDLPGLGMSSAPKSYAGQDVAKTIHAFAKAFSPNAPFDLVSHDIGNWNTYPMVVENQADFKHVVFMEAPIPDESIYTFPAFTPRGESLVWHFSFFAAGDNLPETLIAGRELAFFKHFILAHAVNKEVFTPKLFAMYAKSYAKPVSLHAAMEYYRALNETEKRNAPLLKRKITVPSMAIGGGSEVSVGQFQVDQLAKYATSMKGVVLPNCGHWVPEECAAPFNEVIVDFLADRK, encoded by the coding sequence ATGATCAGCCGTTTGATCCAGCGGGTGACGGTCGCGTTCGCCCTCATGTTTGCCTTGCCGGCGTTCGCCGCGGAAGAATTCCCGGCACCGGAAGGTTTCACGCCGGCGTTCAAGGACGTCGACGGCGTGAAGATCCACTATCTCAAGGGCGGCTCGGGCCCGATGGTGTTGCTGGTCCATGGATTCGGCCAAACCTGGTACGAGTGGCACCAGCTCATGCCCATCCTGGCGAAAGACCATACGGTGATCGCCATCGACCTGCCGGGCCTTGGGATGTCGAGTGCGCCGAAGTCGTATGCCGGGCAGGACGTGGCGAAGACGATCCACGCATTCGCGAAGGCCTTCAGTCCGAACGCGCCGTTCGACCTCGTGTCCCACGACATCGGTAACTGGAACACCTATCCGATGGTGGTCGAGAACCAGGCCGACTTCAAACACGTGGTGTTCATGGAGGCGCCGATCCCGGATGAGAGCATCTATACGTTCCCGGCATTTACGCCCAGGGGCGAGTCGCTCGTGTGGCACTTCAGTTTCTTCGCCGCGGGCGACAACCTGCCCGAGACGTTGATCGCCGGTCGCGAACTGGCGTTTTTCAAGCATTTCATCCTGGCGCACGCCGTCAACAAGGAGGTCTTCACGCCGAAGCTCTTCGCGATGTACGCGAAGTCGTACGCGAAGCCGGTTTCGTTGCACGCCGCCATGGAGTACTACAGGGCGCTCAACGAGACGGAAAAGCGTAACGCGCCGTTGCTCAAGCGGAAGATCACCGTACCTTCGATGGCCATCGGCGGCGGCAGCGAGGTATCGGTCGGCCAGTTCCAGGTCGACCAATTGGCTAAGTACGCCACCTCGATGAAGGGCGTGGTGCTGCCCAACTGCGGCCACTGGGTGCCCGAGGAATGCGCCGCGCCTTTTAACGAAGTCATCGTGGACTTCCTCGCCGACAGGAAGTAA
- a CDS encoding DUF1737 domain-containing protein, translated as MTSSSPPNDLPRYRLLTGKDDATFCHRVSEALDLGYRLHGSPAATFNGRDVIVAQALVWPGAGSSDG; from the coding sequence ATGACCTCGTCGTCACCGCCAAACGACCTGCCCCGCTATCGGCTCCTGACCGGCAAGGACGACGCCACGTTCTGCCACCGCGTTTCCGAAGCCCTCGACCTGGGCTATCGGTTGCACGGATCGCCCGCGGCCACGTTCAACGGACGCGACGTCATCGTCGCGCAGGCACTCGTCTGGCCGGGTGCCGGATCGTCCGACGGCTAA
- a CDS encoding alpha/beta fold hydrolase, which yields MRPAIATVDPTFRDDDLAHLEAHGMPSLPAPLASGYVDNEHARIWHATFGDGPPVVLLHGGLGNSNNWGYQVPALVEAGYTAIVIDSRGQGRSTRDARPYSYHLMASDTRAVMDALGVARAAFVGWSDGADIALVLSHDTPDRSAGVFFFACNVDATGTRPFQSSAVIDRIYRHHVAEHAALSPTAKGAAARSLSEFEAMRDDLGAMQADQPGYGPGQLGQVTVPVWSVLGEHDEFIERGHAEYIARTIPGARFVLLPEASHFAPLQRPATFNRTVLRFLAGLGQIANRW from the coding sequence ATGAGGCCCGCCATCGCCACCGTCGACCCGACTTTTCGCGACGACGACCTCGCGCATCTCGAGGCCCACGGGATGCCATCGCTTCCCGCGCCGCTCGCGAGCGGGTACGTCGATAACGAACACGCCCGCATCTGGCATGCGACCTTCGGCGATGGGCCGCCGGTGGTCCTGCTTCACGGCGGGCTCGGCAACTCGAACAACTGGGGCTACCAGGTTCCGGCGCTGGTCGAGGCGGGCTATACCGCGATCGTGATCGACAGCCGGGGACAGGGGCGTTCGACGCGCGACGCAAGACCGTACAGCTACCACCTCATGGCATCCGACACGCGCGCCGTCATGGATGCGCTCGGCGTCGCCAGGGCGGCGTTCGTCGGCTGGAGCGACGGGGCGGACATCGCGTTGGTGCTATCGCACGACACGCCCGATCGCTCGGCGGGCGTGTTCTTCTTCGCGTGCAACGTCGACGCCACGGGCACCCGGCCTTTCCAGTCGTCCGCCGTGATCGATCGCATCTACAGGCATCACGTGGCCGAGCATGCAGCGCTTTCCCCCACCGCGAAAGGGGCAGCGGCACGCTCCCTTTCCGAATTCGAAGCCATGCGCGACGACCTCGGCGCGATGCAGGCGGATCAGCCCGGTTACGGCCCCGGGCAACTAGGGCAGGTCACCGTTCCGGTGTGGAGCGTCCTGGGCGAGCACGACGAGTTCATCGAGCGCGGGCATGCCGAATATATCGCCCGGACCATCCCGGGCGCACGATTCGTGCTGCTCCCCGAGGCGAGTCACTTCGCGCCGCTGCAACGGCCCGCGACGTTCAATCGCACGGTGCTCCGGTTCCTGGCGGGGCTTGGGCAGATCGCCAACCGTTGGTGA
- a CDS encoding sensor histidine kinase has product MRRPLKHLLAIPGLLLLLYASTVLADAPSAPAYRPIRQWIHRAFPASEGAPAGVWAMTQDADGYLWFGGPTGLFKFDGVTFDGSLSHLLPHPQIMALLATPDGTLWVGDRTGYITRIADGKAQVSPGKEGAGSVLSFARTRDGTLWAVRTNGLYRFDGIAWQRFPSTEPGPREYIQQGFVTPDQSVWLLREHSALRKPPDASTFELRTVADYRAAQLGRPGGMWRPDNQLADESLDDEGALWCGTNAGVVRIVWPGRGPATDPPIVETYGEKDGLTGIAAMAVIRDREGTIWVATPKGIDQFRKGRFDPVDLPPDTYKPAIATDGLDHLWVAAENGVFEFGATRKAWPQAGKQVNAIARAPDGSLLMTSDKGLLHIDGTEVTVAPLPDAITGMPRQVRALAQARDGSVWIAFRQAFRWAKGTIETLGQDEGLPGKGKNLRAIARRADHGLWLGYDDDTVAAIEDDGTRAAVYTQSSGIGVGQVTALWPRRDGVWVTGDHGVQFLAPGRPTRTLLFADGRAVRVGTGILEQPHGDLWINASDGLHHVSAADMARWWAAPEKPVPAQHFDERDGWPGLRDTVPAPSLIAGVGGRLWVASDTGVAGLDPASLIRNPRVPVATILGVNGEPLAPDADLAAGTTRLEFRYTAPVLAIPERARFRYRLSRVDEGWRDVGNVREATYTNLAPGDYTFEVVAANEDGVWSASPARLSFRIAPFFYQSAWFALLCAAVAIALLYALYAWRLRVLGTVLLARVMERERIARELHDTVLQGLHGVLLYVRVAANSLKDGTVRDHLERALRVAEQAMAEGRQRIVDLRTAPRPSTSLVMRLRAALDECLADTGIEGVVAIDGEEKPISSEAEEDLNAIVLELVRNVRKHAKANSVCVNVRFGKLHLDIEVSDDGIGLVPGATTKPLSFGLQGVRERTARWSGHFTIGPGEPTGTSAFVTLPAIAVYASDAGRRRWLRLPWKPANRRLHD; this is encoded by the coding sequence ATGCGTCGACCGCTGAAGCACCTGCTGGCCATCCCTGGCCTGCTCTTGCTCCTGTACGCATCCACCGTCCTTGCGGACGCGCCGTCGGCCCCCGCGTATCGTCCCATCCGGCAATGGATCCATCGTGCCTTCCCCGCGAGCGAGGGGGCGCCGGCCGGCGTCTGGGCGATGACGCAGGATGCGGATGGCTACCTCTGGTTCGGCGGTCCGACGGGTCTCTTCAAGTTCGACGGCGTCACCTTCGACGGCAGTCTCAGCCACCTGTTGCCCCATCCGCAGATCATGGCGCTGCTCGCCACGCCGGACGGCACGTTGTGGGTAGGCGATCGGACCGGCTACATCACGCGCATCGCCGACGGCAAGGCGCAGGTGTCTCCCGGGAAGGAAGGCGCCGGCTCGGTCCTGTCCTTCGCCCGAACCAGGGACGGCACGCTGTGGGCCGTTCGCACCAACGGGCTCTACCGTTTCGACGGGATCGCCTGGCAACGCTTCCCGTCGACGGAACCCGGACCGCGGGAATACATCCAGCAGGGCTTCGTCACACCCGACCAATCCGTGTGGCTCCTGCGCGAGCACAGCGCGCTACGGAAACCGCCCGATGCCTCGACGTTCGAACTTCGGACGGTCGCCGACTACCGCGCGGCGCAACTCGGGCGTCCCGGCGGCATGTGGCGGCCGGATAACCAGCTCGCCGACGAGAGCCTCGACGACGAAGGCGCCCTGTGGTGTGGGACGAACGCGGGCGTGGTGCGCATCGTCTGGCCGGGACGGGGCCCGGCGACGGATCCGCCGATCGTCGAAACGTACGGCGAAAAGGACGGTTTGACGGGCATAGCCGCCATGGCCGTCATCAGGGATCGTGAAGGCACGATCTGGGTAGCGACGCCCAAGGGCATCGACCAGTTCCGCAAGGGGCGCTTCGACCCCGTCGATCTGCCTCCGGACACCTACAAGCCGGCCATCGCGACGGATGGCCTGGACCATCTCTGGGTCGCCGCCGAAAACGGCGTGTTCGAGTTCGGTGCCACCCGGAAGGCGTGGCCCCAGGCCGGCAAGCAGGTGAACGCCATCGCCAGGGCCCCGGATGGCAGCTTGCTGATGACCTCGGACAAGGGCCTTTTGCATATCGACGGAACGGAAGTGACCGTCGCGCCCCTGCCCGATGCCATCACCGGCATGCCGAGGCAGGTGCGCGCCCTTGCCCAGGCACGCGACGGCTCGGTGTGGATCGCCTTTCGGCAGGCGTTCCGGTGGGCGAAAGGCACCATCGAGACCTTGGGCCAGGACGAGGGCCTTCCCGGAAAGGGAAAGAACCTCCGCGCGATCGCGCGGCGCGCGGATCATGGCTTGTGGCTGGGATACGACGACGACACGGTCGCCGCCATCGAGGATGACGGAACACGGGCGGCCGTCTACACGCAGTCATCGGGCATCGGCGTCGGGCAGGTCACCGCCCTGTGGCCGCGGCGGGACGGCGTATGGGTGACCGGCGACCATGGCGTGCAGTTCCTCGCGCCGGGACGACCGACGCGCACGCTCCTGTTCGCCGACGGTCGCGCGGTGCGGGTGGGCACGGGCATCCTCGAGCAGCCCCATGGCGACCTCTGGATCAACGCGTCCGACGGACTCCATCATGTCTCCGCGGCCGACATGGCACGGTGGTGGGCCGCCCCGGAAAAACCCGTGCCGGCGCAGCACTTCGACGAACGCGACGGTTGGCCTGGCCTGCGCGATACGGTCCCCGCTCCCTCGCTGATCGCCGGTGTCGGCGGTCGGCTCTGGGTGGCATCCGATACCGGCGTGGCCGGGCTCGACCCGGCGAGCCTGATACGAAATCCGCGCGTGCCGGTGGCGACCATCCTCGGCGTCAACGGCGAACCGCTTGCGCCTGACGCGGACCTCGCCGCCGGCACCACCCGTCTCGAATTTCGCTACACGGCCCCCGTCCTCGCCATTCCCGAGCGCGCCAGGTTCCGCTATCGGCTCTCGCGGGTGGACGAGGGGTGGCGGGACGTGGGCAACGTGCGGGAGGCGACCTACACGAACCTCGCGCCCGGCGACTACACCTTCGAAGTCGTCGCCGCCAACGAGGATGGCGTCTGGTCCGCCTCGCCGGCCCGCCTGTCCTTTCGCATCGCGCCTTTCTTCTATCAATCGGCGTGGTTCGCGCTGCTGTGCGCCGCCGTCGCGATCGCCTTGCTCTATGCGCTTTACGCCTGGCGACTCCGGGTTCTCGGCACGGTCTTGCTGGCCCGGGTCATGGAACGCGAACGCATCGCCCGCGAACTGCACGACACGGTGCTCCAGGGGCTTCACGGCGTGCTCCTCTACGTTCGCGTGGCGGCCAACTCGCTCAAGGACGGTACCGTCAGGGATCATCTCGAGCGCGCCCTGCGCGTCGCCGAACAGGCCATGGCCGAAGGACGCCAGCGCATCGTCGACCTGCGCACGGCACCCAGGCCGTCGACGTCCCTGGTCATGCGCTTGCGCGCCGCCCTGGACGAATGCCTCGCCGACACGGGCATCGAGGGTGTCGTCGCCATCGACGGCGAGGAAAAGCCCATCAGCTCGGAAGCCGAGGAAGATCTCAATGCCATCGTCCTGGAACTCGTCCGCAACGTGCGCAAGCATGCGAAGGCCAACTCCGTCTGCGTCAACGTCAGGTTCGGCAAACTGCATCTGGACATCGAGGTGAGCGACGACGGCATCGGGCTGGTGCCGGGCGCCACGACCAAGCCGCTATCGTTCGGATTGCAGGGCGTACGGGAGAGGACCGCACGCTGGTCGGGCCACTTCACCATCGGTCCGGGGGAGCCCACCGGCACGAGCGCATTCGTCACCCTTCCCGCGATCGCGGTCTATGCGTCGGATGCGGGACGTCGCCGATGGCTGCGACTGCCCTGGAAACCCGCGAACCGGCGGCTTCACGATTGA
- a CDS encoding LysR family transcriptional regulator has protein sequence MIEDLQAFVAVVEASSLSRAASRLHITQSAVSRRLQQLESRLDGVLLDRAHRPPLPTPLGTRVYESAKAVLRQVDSLVSLADESAEPSGTFRLGFSMGLGDGVLERVVERLHADFPKVHLQIRSDWSHGLVERLEGNALDAAIVLSQASAPVPSSLAVRTVGAVDLVIVQSRSQMPFRRPVRLAALVNANWVLNPVGCGYRAALESAMGKQDACLRVAIDALGSELQLRLVAKGMGLGLVPRITLVSSPSARAIHPVAVSDFQLSMDVRLAHHREPGPFRAVLAAAQAHATVALAPARKTRR, from the coding sequence ATGATCGAAGATCTCCAGGCCTTTGTCGCCGTGGTGGAAGCCTCGTCGCTCAGCCGCGCGGCGAGTCGCCTGCACATCACGCAATCGGCCGTCTCGCGACGTCTGCAGCAATTGGAAAGCCGCCTCGACGGCGTGCTCCTGGATCGGGCGCATCGCCCCCCGCTGCCTACGCCGCTGGGCACGCGCGTGTACGAAAGCGCCAAGGCGGTGCTGCGACAGGTCGACTCCCTCGTGTCGCTCGCCGACGAGAGTGCCGAGCCCAGCGGCACGTTCCGGCTCGGCTTTTCCATGGGACTGGGTGACGGCGTACTGGAGCGTGTCGTCGAGCGGCTGCATGCCGACTTCCCGAAGGTTCACCTGCAGATTCGCAGCGACTGGAGTCACGGCCTCGTCGAGCGGTTGGAAGGAAACGCGCTGGACGCCGCCATCGTGCTGTCCCAGGCGTCCGCGCCGGTTCCATCCTCCCTCGCGGTACGGACGGTGGGCGCGGTGGACCTCGTCATCGTTCAATCGCGCAGCCAGATGCCGTTCCGGCGCCCCGTCCGGCTGGCCGCGCTGGTCAATGCGAACTGGGTACTGAATCCGGTGGGATGCGGTTATCGCGCGGCGTTGGAATCGGCGATGGGCAAACAGGATGCGTGCCTGCGGGTCGCCATCGACGCCCTGGGGTCGGAGCTGCAGCTTCGCCTCGTCGCCAAAGGCATGGGGCTGGGCCTGGTGCCGCGTATCACCCTCGTATCGAGTCCCAGCGCGCGGGCCATCCATCCCGTGGCGGTCAGCGACTTCCAGCTCTCGATGGACGTCCGCCTGGCCCATCACCGCGAGCCCGGTCCGTTCAGGGCCGTACTCGCGGCGGCGCAGGCGCATGCGACGGTCGCCCTTGCGCCCGCGAGGAAAACGCGTCGCTGA
- a CDS encoding acyltransferase family protein → MNRGSATAAQPVLRIQCLDGTRGIAALWVLAGHCMLLTGFSLPIVGSPDLGVDLFVLLSGYLMTYQYLVRRHREDWSRPSTWRAFWIRRFFRLSPLYFPLLIIALIAGAGIYADRVFIDQALGRPLQLEERYADLSIGNIAMHLTYLYGLFPDYAFRTPLPDWSLGLEMQFYAVFPFLIVLHARMGWLRMTAGVALAAFAVALGLKALHIRLPMPSFLPLKLHVFLAGILIAAAPRNGKHLVAAMILMAFPYGGSIDALHVIVREALVVAFFLVVNFQDRPVVGAVSRTLGSRPFYWLGELSYGCYLIHLLILHPVAAWVLAHGGMTQPPSWRFMTVFPVVAIVTYALAAVGYHLLEKPGQQWGRRLLEQLKLGGKAWQTTAEKIDAP, encoded by the coding sequence GTGAACCGAGGATCCGCGACCGCCGCCCAGCCCGTCTTGCGAATCCAGTGCCTTGACGGGACCCGGGGCATCGCGGCGCTGTGGGTGCTTGCGGGGCACTGCATGCTGCTGACCGGTTTCAGTCTTCCCATCGTCGGCAGTCCCGATCTCGGCGTCGATCTTTTCGTCCTGCTGTCGGGCTACCTGATGACCTATCAGTATCTGGTCAGACGGCACAGGGAAGACTGGTCGCGGCCGTCCACGTGGCGGGCGTTCTGGATACGCCGTTTCTTCCGGCTGTCGCCGTTGTATTTCCCGCTGCTCATCATCGCGCTGATCGCCGGCGCGGGGATCTACGCCGATCGCGTCTTCATCGACCAGGCGCTGGGCCGTCCCTTGCAGTTGGAAGAGCGCTATGCGGACCTGAGCATCGGCAACATCGCGATGCACCTGACGTACCTCTACGGGCTGTTTCCCGATTACGCCTTCCGTACGCCGTTGCCCGACTGGAGCCTCGGCCTGGAGATGCAGTTCTATGCCGTGTTTCCGTTCCTCATCGTGCTTCATGCGCGCATGGGTTGGTTACGCATGACGGCCGGCGTGGCCCTGGCCGCGTTCGCGGTGGCCCTGGGCCTGAAGGCGCTGCACATCCGCCTCCCGATGCCGTCGTTCCTGCCGTTGAAACTGCACGTGTTCCTCGCCGGTATCCTGATCGCCGCGGCACCGAGGAACGGCAAGCACCTGGTGGCTGCCATGATCCTCATGGCGTTTCCCTATGGCGGGAGCATCGACGCGCTTCACGTGATCGTTCGCGAAGCGCTGGTGGTGGCGTTCTTCCTGGTGGTCAACTTCCAGGACCGTCCCGTCGTCGGCGCGGTATCGCGCACGCTCGGATCGAGGCCGTTCTATTGGCTGGGTGAACTCTCGTACGGGTGCTACCTGATCCACCTGCTCATCCTGCATCCCGTCGCGGCTTGGGTGCTCGCTCATGGTGGCATGACGCAACCGCCGTCCTGGCGATTCATGACGGTCTTCCCCGTGGTGGCGATCGTGACGTACGCGCTCGCGGCCGTGGGTTATCACCTGCTGGAGAAACCCGGCCAACAATGGGGCCGTCGACTGCTCGAGCAACTCAAGCTCGGCGGCAAAGCCTGGCAGACCACCGCCGAGAAGATCGACGCGCCCTGA